The Fusobacterium polymorphum genome segment GATGAAAGATTTAGGATATGATCTTGAAAAAAATGGATCTCCTGAATAATTTTGAAAAGAGGAGGAAATTCTACTAATGAATCACAATAAATCATATAGAAAATTAGGAAGAAGAGCTGATCATAGAAAGGCTATGCTAAAAAATATGACTATATCTCTTATAATAGCAGAAAGAATAGAAACAACTGTTACAAGAGCTAAAGAATTAAGAAAATTTGCTGAAAGAATGATAACTTTTGGTAAGAAAAATACTTTGGCATCAAGAAGAAATGCTTTTGCATTCCTAAGAAATGATGAAGCAGTAGCTAAAATATTTAATGAAATAGCACCAAAATATGCTGAAAGAAATGGTGGATACACTAGAATAATTAAGACATCTGTTAGAAAAGGTGACTCAGCAGAAATGGCTATAATTGAATTAGTTTAATTAAATTATAAAAATTTTAAATTAAAAAGCAACTCAAAATAGAGTTGCTTTTTTGTATCAATAATAAAATTATTTTCTAAAAAAGATATTTTATTATATAATATAACTAAATTATAAAATCTTGAGGAGTGTTATAATGTTAAATGAAATTGCAAAAAATATATATTTAGTAGAAGTACCTTTACCTAAAAATCCATTAAGAGCATTAAATTGTTATTTTATTAAAAATGGAGAAAATATTTTAGTTATAGATAGTGGTTTTGACCATGAAGAAAGTGAAAAAGTATTTTTTGATGCCTTAGAAGAATTAGGAGCAAAAGTTGGAAAAACAGATATGTTTTTAACTCACTTACATGCTGACCATTCAGGATTAGCTTTAAAATTTAAAAATAAATATCAAGGGAAAGTTTATTGTAGCCAAATAGATACAGACTACATAAATCAAATGAAACATGAACTATATGCTAATAGATTTGTTCCTACATTAAAAGTTATGGGAATAGATCCAGATTTTAAATTTTTTGAAACTCATCCTGGGCTTGTTTATTGTGTGAAAGGAAAACTGGATACTACAATAGTCAAAAATGGAGATAAAATAGATTTTGGAGATTATCATTTTGAAGTTATTGATTTAAGTGGTCATACTCCTGGACAAATGGGAATATATGATAGAGAACATAAGATATTATTTTCAGGGGATCACATTTTAAATAAGATAACTCCTAATATAAGTTTCTGGGAATTCAAATATGAAGATATTTTAGGGACATATCTTAAAAATTTAGATAAAGTCTATAATATGGAAGTAGATACAATATATTCAGCACACAGAGGAATAATTGAAAATCCTAAAATAAGAATAGAAGAACTTAAAAAGCATTATACTGATAGAAATGCAGAAGTATATGGATTATTAAAAGAAGGAGAAAAATTTTCTGCTGCTCAAATTGCAGCTAAAATGCACTGGGATTACAGAGCTAAAAACTTTGAAGAATTCCCTAATAATCAAAAGTGGTTTGCAACAGGAGAAGCATTAGCTAACTTAGAGCATTTAAGAGCTATTGGTAAAGCAGATTATGAGTTTATAGATGGAGTTGCTTTTTATAGAGTCTTATAAAAGTTAAAAAAGAAGTAGAAATTATTTTACTTCTTTTTTGTTTGTTTTCAAGTCTTTAAGATATATTTATAAAATAGTATTTGCATTCATTATATATTTGATGTATAATTACAAGAAAAATTTTTAAATTTTCTATATATTAAAGGAGACAAAAACATGAATAACTTATTGGACAACTTTGGTACTAACTGCTTTTCAGAAAAGAATTTAAAAAATAGAGTTCCAGACTATGTAGTTAAAAAATTTTTAGAAATCAAAAATGGAAAAACAGAACTTACACTAGAAATTGCAGATATAATAGCTAATGCTATAAAAATGTGGGCATTGGAAAAAGGAGCAACACATTACACACATTGGTTTCAACCTTTAACTGAATTGACAGCTGAAAAACATGAATCTTTTATATCTATTAATTCAGATGGAACTAGTATGGCAAAATTTTCAGGAAAGGATTTAATGAAAGGAGAATCTGATACTTCTTCATTTCCAAATGGAGGTTTAAGATCAACTTTTGAAGCAAGAGGTTATACTGCTTGGGACATAAGTTCACCTATGTTTTTAAAGGGAGAAGAGGGATCTAAAACATTATATATTCCAACAGCTTTCATAGCATATAATGGAGAAGCTTTAGATAAAAAGGTTCCTTTACTTCGTTCTATAAATTCTATAAAAGAACAAGCTTTGAAAATTCAAAAATTATTAGGGGATAATGAAACTGAAAATATAAATGTAACTCTTGGTGTGGAACAAGAATACTTTTTAGTTGATAAACAATTTTTTTATAAAAGACAAGATTTAGTTTTATCTGGAAAAACTGTTTTTGGTTGTTTACCACCAAAAGGTCAACAAATGAATGATCATTATTATGGAACAATAAAAGAAAGAATAGAAAGTTTTATGGCTGAACTTGATAATGAGCTTTGGAAAGTTGGAGTTATGTCAAAGACAAAACATAATGAAGTTGCTCCAAATCAATTTGAAATTGCATTGATGTTCAGTACTGCAAATGTTTCTGTTGACCAAAATCAAATTACTATGGATATGATTAAGAAAGTTGCTAATAGACATAATATGGTTGCACTTTTACATGAAAAACCATTTCAAGGTGTAAATGGTTCAGGTAAACATTGTAATTGGTCATTATCCACAGATAAGGGAGTAAACTTGTATGATCCAGAAACACTTACAGAAAATAATTTAAGTTTTTTAGTTTATTTACTTGCTATGATAGAAGGTGTGGATAGATATGCCTCTGCACTTAGAGCTACAACAGCTACTCCAGGAAATGATTATAGATTAGGAGGGCATGAAGCACCACCAGCAATTATTTCTATATTTTTAGGAGAGCAATTAGAAGATATTTTAGAAAATATTGAAAGTGTAAATTTTAATAATAATTCAAGTTCACATCTAAGTGAGATAACAGTAGATAAAAATATTTCAAGAATTCCTAAAGATATTTCTGATAGGAATAGAACTTCTCCTATGGCTTTTACTGGAAATAAATTTGAATTTAGAATGCCAGGTTCTAGTGCCTCACCAGCAACACCAATATTTGTGCTAAATACAATAGTTGCTGATATATTGAAAGAATATGGTGAATATTTAGAAAAAGAATTGAAAAATAAGTCTGTTAAAGAAGTTATTATTGCTCTTGTAAAAGATAGATATAATAAACATAAGAGAATTATATTTAATGGTAATGGATATGAACAAAAATGGGTAGATGAAGCTAAAAAGAGAGGACTTTCTAATTTGAAAGACACCGTTGAAGGGCTACCTGCTTTAATAGAAGAAGATATAATTCAACTATTTGAAAGAAATTCTGTACTATCAAGAAGTGAATCACTTTCAAGATTTCATGTCTATGTAGAAAGATATAATAAACAATGTAATCTTGAAGTTTCAACAGGAATTAAAATTGTAAGAAATCAGGTATATCCATTTGTAATAAAATATATATCTAATCTTTCAAAGTCTATACATCGTTCAAGAAAAATTTTCCCAGATGAAGATTTATTTAAATATGATATAGATATTTTAAAAGAAATAATTTTATTAAAAAATGATATGTTAATATTTACTGATAAATTGGAAGAAAATTTAGCAAGTGCTATAAAAATTGAAGATTTATATCAAAGAGCTAGATTTTATGCAAATGAAGTTAAACCAACATTAGAAAAACTTAGAGAAAAAGTAGATAAATTAGAAGAAAAAATTGCTACTGATGCTTGGCCTATTCCAAGTTATTATGATTTGTTATTTAATTTATAATTATAAAAAAAATGAAGTATTTTTTACTTCATTTCTTTTATTATTTCAAAAAATTTTATAATTTCATCTATACTAACTGGTTTGAAATTATTAGCATCAACTCCAACATCATATCTTCTTAAACCTTTTTGTAAATTTTCATAGTTATATAGAGAATTATTATGTTGATGACCATGCAATTGATAAGCACCCCTATAAAACTTATTCCATTCTTCTAATGGATAATGAAATAATACAAAGAAATTACTTTCATATTCTAGCTCATAATAATCTTTGACCCATTCAAATATATATGAATGAAAGTTTTTTTCTTCTACAAAATGGTCATGATTGCCTTTAATTAAATATTTTTTGCCTTTTAATTGGGATAATACAGTATTTGCATTACTTGCTCCTTTTAAAGTAACATCTCCAAGTATATATACTTCATCATTAGCCTTAACAATATTATTCCAATTAGCTATAATTTTTTTATTCATTTCATCAGCATTTTTAAAAGGTCTTTTAGTATGATTTATAATATTTTCATGATAGAAATGAATATCTGCTGTAAAATATATCATTTTTTAACTCCTTGTAATTTTTTTATATTATACATATATTTACTTTAATTTAGAAGTAGATAAAATTTTTTCTTTTTAAATATGCTATAATAAATTATATAATATAAATTTTTAAGAAGGAGTGAGAAAATGTCAAGTAAACTAGGAAATTTAAAACCAGAAAGAGTATTTTACTATTTTGAAGAATTATCAAAGATTCCAAGAGAATCAGGAAATGAAAAAGCTGTAAGTGATTTTTTAGTAGACACTGCTAAAAAATTAGGATTAGAAGTTTATCAAGACAAAATTAATAATATTGTTATTAAAAAGCCTGCCACCAAGGGATATGAAAATTCAGATGGAATAATTCTTCAAGGACATATGGATATGGTTTGTGAAAAAGAACTGGATTCAAACCATAATTTTAAAACAGATGAGATTGATTTAGTTGTTGATGGTAAATTTTTAAGAGCAAATAAGACAACTCTAGGAGCAGATAATGGGATAGCAGTTGCCATGGGGCTTGCTGTTCTTGAGGATAATACTATTGAACATCCGGAAATAGAATTACTTGTTACTGTTGAAGAAGAAACAACAATGAGAGGAGCTTTGGAGCTTGAGGAAAATATTTTAACTGGAAAAATGTTAATCAATATTGATTCAGAAGAAGAAGCTTGGGTTACTGTAGGTAGTGCTGGTGGAAAAGAAATAGATATTAGATTTAATGAAGAAAAAGAAAAATTTGAAAATACTAATTCAGATTTTTATAGATTAGAAGTTAAAAATCTATTTGGAGGACATTCAGGAGCTGAAATTCATAAAAATAGATTAAATGCTAATAAGGTTATGAGTGAAGTTATATCAGAAATTAAAAAGAATTTTGATATAAAATTATGTGATATTAAAGGTGGTTCAAAAGATAATGCAATCCCAAGAGAATGTTATTTTGATATAGCTATTGATAAAACTTCTTCTCAAAATTTTATTTTAAAAAGTAAAGAAGCTTTTGAAAAATATAAAAATAAATATATAGGACAAGATCCTAATATCACTTTTGAAATTTCTAAATTGGAAAATAAATACAGTGAAATTTATCCAAATAACTTATTTGAAGAAGTTTTAGGACTTTTAAATGATTTACCAACAGGAGTAAATACATGGCTAAAAGAATATTCTGATATAGTTGAAAGTTCAGATAACTTGGCTATTGTAAAAGTCATTGATAATAAAATTACTATTATATTATCTTTAAGAAGTTCTGAACCTAGTGTTTTAGATAACTTGGGAGAAAAAATAACTACTATTGTTAAAAAATATAATGCTAATTGTGAAGTAAGAGGTGGTTATCCTGAATGGAGATTTAAACCTATATCTCGTTTAAGAGATACTGCTGTAAAAACTTATCAAGATTTATTTAATGAAAAAATGCAAGTAACCGTTATTCATGCAGGTCTTGAATGTGGAGCAATTTCTATGCATTATCCTGATTTGGATATGATTTCAATAGGACCTAATATTTATGATGTTCACACTCCTAAAGAAAAAATGGAAATAGCTTCTGTTGAAAAGTATTATAAATACTTAGTTGAATTATTAAAAAATTTAAAATAAGGAAATAGCTGTTGCAAACTAAACTTGCAACAGCTATTACTTTAAATATTATAGTCTTTATCATTTTGTAGTTCTTCCATCAATTCTTCATCAACAGGTATATCTTCTTCATATACACTCTTGATAAGTTTTTCTAATGGAATAATTGCAACAGATAATATCAAACCTTTTGGTAAAACCATTCTAAAAGTTTTTAATTTTATTAAAAACTCATCCACCTTTTTATCTCCTATTGGAAATGTCACTAGTGCATCTGAACCAGGCCAAACTTTTGTTTGTTGATGTTTTATTGATTTATCAATAGCTCTTTTAACATTTTCTTCAATAGTGTAATAATAAATTCCTATTTTTTCAAAAAATTTTTCTAGTAATCTAACTTGAGTATCATTAATATGTAATATTACTAATTTTAAATTTTCACTTTCAGTGTCATTCATATTTTTAATTTTATTCATGATTTTTCCCCCTTCTTTTTAGATTTACGAGAAATAATTTTAATTTTAGTTATTAATTTATTACTAAAATCATCAACCATAGTGTATAAAATAGGAATTAATACCAATGTTAAAATTGTTGAGAATGATAATCCAAATATTACTGTGATAGCCATACCTCTATAAAATTCTGAACCTTCTCCTAGACCTAATGCCATAGGTATCATACCAAATACAGTTGTCATAGTAGTCATAAGTATAGGTCTTAGTCTTGTTTCACAAGAATAAATAACAGAATATTCTCTATCATGTCCTCTTGTTCTCATAGTTTTTATAAAGTCTATAAGTACAATAGCATTGTTAACAACAACCCCAGCAAGCAGGATTACTCCTATCATAACCATTATATCTATTGGTTGTCTTAATATAACAAGTCCCCAAATAACTCCAATTAAGGCTAACGGGATAGAACCTATTATTATAATTGGCATTATAAAGCTTTCAAATTGTGAAGCAAGTAAAGCATAAATTAAGAAAATTGAAATTGATAATGCAAATGATAATTGTCCCATTGTCTTTTGCATATTTTCTGTTTGTCCACCCCAACTGTATGAAACAGTTGAAGGAGGATTTAAATTATTAAACTCTTCAATTATCTTTGATTGTATAGCTCCCAAACCGACTCCGCCATCATTACCAGAGATAGTAACAGTATAAATACCATTTTTCTTTCTTATTTCAGAAGTTCCTTCTGCATATTGTAAAGTTGCAACATCTGATAACTTAACAAATTTATTATTTCCAACTTTAATATTTAAAGATGATAAGGTATTTATATCATTTCTTTTATCTTTAGGAAGT includes the following:
- a CDS encoding aminoacyl-histidine dipeptidase, translated to MSSKLGNLKPERVFYYFEELSKIPRESGNEKAVSDFLVDTAKKLGLEVYQDKINNIVIKKPATKGYENSDGIILQGHMDMVCEKELDSNHNFKTDEIDLVVDGKFLRANKTTLGADNGIAVAMGLAVLEDNTIEHPEIELLVTVEEETTMRGALELEENILTGKMLINIDSEEEAWVTVGSAGGKEIDIRFNEEKEKFENTNSDFYRLEVKNLFGGHSGAEIHKNRLNANKVMSEVISEIKKNFDIKLCDIKGGSKDNAIPRECYFDIAIDKTSSQNFILKSKEAFEKYKNKYIGQDPNITFEISKLENKYSEIYPNNLFEEVLGLLNDLPTGVNTWLKEYSDIVESSDNLAIVKVIDNKITIILSLRSSEPSVLDNLGEKITTIVKKYNANCEVRGGYPEWRFKPISRLRDTAVKTYQDLFNEKMQVTVIHAGLECGAISMHYPDLDMISIGPNIYDVHTPKEKMEIASVEKYYKYLVELLKNLK
- a CDS encoding MBL fold metallo-hydrolase, coding for MLNEIAKNIYLVEVPLPKNPLRALNCYFIKNGENILVIDSGFDHEESEKVFFDALEELGAKVGKTDMFLTHLHADHSGLALKFKNKYQGKVYCSQIDTDYINQMKHELYANRFVPTLKVMGIDPDFKFFETHPGLVYCVKGKLDTTIVKNGDKIDFGDYHFEVIDLSGHTPGQMGIYDREHKILFSGDHILNKITPNISFWEFKYEDILGTYLKNLDKVYNMEVDTIYSAHRGIIENPKIRIEELKKHYTDRNAEVYGLLKEGEKFSAAQIAAKMHWDYRAKNFEEFPNNQKWFATGEALANLEHLRAIGKADYEFIDGVAFYRVL
- a CDS encoding metallophosphoesterase, which codes for MIYFTADIHFYHENIINHTKRPFKNADEMNKKIIANWNNIVKANDEVYILGDVTLKGASNANTVLSQLKGKKYLIKGNHDHFVEEKNFHSYIFEWVKDYYELEYESNFFVLFHYPLEEWNKFYRGAYQLHGHQHNNSLYNYENLQKGLRRYDVGVDANNFKPVSIDEIIKFFEIIKEMK
- a CDS encoding glutamine synthetase III, which codes for MNNLLDNFGTNCFSEKNLKNRVPDYVVKKFLEIKNGKTELTLEIADIIANAIKMWALEKGATHYTHWFQPLTELTAEKHESFISINSDGTSMAKFSGKDLMKGESDTSSFPNGGLRSTFEARGYTAWDISSPMFLKGEEGSKTLYIPTAFIAYNGEALDKKVPLLRSINSIKEQALKIQKLLGDNETENINVTLGVEQEYFLVDKQFFYKRQDLVLSGKTVFGCLPPKGQQMNDHYYGTIKERIESFMAELDNELWKVGVMSKTKHNEVAPNQFEIALMFSTANVSVDQNQITMDMIKKVANRHNMVALLHEKPFQGVNGSGKHCNWSLSTDKGVNLYDPETLTENNLSFLVYLLAMIEGVDRYASALRATTATPGNDYRLGGHEAPPAIISIFLGEQLEDILENIESVNFNNNSSSHLSEITVDKNISRIPKDISDRNRTSPMAFTGNKFEFRMPGSSASPATPIFVLNTIVADILKEYGEYLEKELKNKSVKEVIIALVKDRYNKHKRIIFNGNGYEQKWVDEAKKRGLSNLKDTVEGLPALIEEDIIQLFERNSVLSRSESLSRFHVYVERYNKQCNLEVSTGIKIVRNQVYPFVIKYISNLSKSIHRSRKIFPDEDLFKYDIDILKEIILLKNDMLIFTDKLEENLASAIKIEDLYQRARFYANEVKPTLEKLREKVDKLEEKIATDAWPIPSYYDLLFNL
- the rplQ gene encoding 50S ribosomal protein L17: MNHNKSYRKLGRRADHRKAMLKNMTISLIIAERIETTVTRAKELRKFAERMITFGKKNTLASRRNAFAFLRNDEAVAKIFNEIAPKYAERNGGYTRIIKTSVRKGDSAEMAIIELV